Genomic window (Marinitoga hydrogenitolerans DSM 16785):
CAAAACATTTTTGTTATATTCTTTAAAAACAATATCTCTTTTCTCTATTAACTCTTCTATTTCAGATATTTTCAATTTTTTAAAAATATCCATTTTTGAAAATTGTTGAACAATAGGATGCATAATATCACCTCAAAATAATTATAGCATAATTTCTATTAAACATGTCGGATTTATTAAAAATGACAGAAATGTGATAAAATTAAATTGAGAAAAAAAAAGGGGTGGTTTTATGCATATTTTAACAAAAGAAGAAATGAAGAAAATCGATAAATTAACTTCTGAAGAATATGGAATTGGTTCAGAAATATTAATGGAACAAGCTGGTATTTCAATTTATAACGAAATTATTAAAAACTTTAAAAAAAATACTCACTTTTTATTTGTTTTGGGAACAGGAAATAATGGTGGTGATGGTTTGGCTGCTGCAAGATTGCTATATAATGAAGGATATAAAAATTTAAAAATAATTATTATTGGAAATAATCAGAGTAATTTATTTAAAAAACAATTAGAAATAATAAAAAAGTTTAAATTTGATAATTTTATTAAATACGACAAAAATTTTGAAAATCATGTGAGTACTGCCGACTGTATTATTGATGGATTAATAGGTATCGGTTTAAAAGATGATTTAAAAGAAGAAACTCAAGAAGTTATTAATATTATCAATTCAAAAAAAAGAGGAATTGTCATTTCAATTGATATCCCATCTGGAATAGATGCTAATACAGGAAAAATTTCAAAAAATGCCATAAAAGCTGATAAAACTATTACTTTTGGAAGCTATAAACTTGGACATATTTTTTTCCCTGGAAGAGAATATTCTGGTAAAATAATTGTTGCACCTCTTTCTTTTCCAAAGGATTTATTTTCATTGTCTCATAGAGAACTTGTAACTTCAGATATGGTAAAAAAATTACTACCAAAAAGGCCAAAATTCTCACAAAAATATGATTTTGGAAATGTTCTTATACTTGCAGGGTCTTCCGAATTTCCAGGTGCCTCAGTTTTATCAGCTATAGGAGCTCAAAAAATTGGCGCAGGATTAGTTAAACTTATAACTCCTAGTTCATTGTCTTCTTCAGTTTTAGAGCATGAACCTGGAATAATTTATAAATCTCTAAATAAAAACAAATTTTCATTAAGAGATATTGATATTATATCTAAAGATATAAAAAAAGCTTCTGTTATTGTTATTGGACCTGGGTTAGGACGTTCAAACGAAACTATGCAATTCGTAAGAAATGTTGTTGAATATTCCACATCTCCAATAGTTGTTGATGCTGATGCTCTTTATGCTGTTGATGCTTTAGCGTTAAGAAAAAACATCGTTTTAACTCCACATGTTGGCGAAATGCAAAGAATTGTAAGAACTGATGAAATTGATATAAGACAAAATTATGATTATACTGAATATTTTGCTAAAAATAAAAAAGCTACTATTGTATTTAAAGATGTTACTACTACAATAACAAATGGAGAAAAAACATATTTTAATATTACCGGTAATACCGCTTTATCAAAAGGTGGAAGTGGTGATTTATTAACAGGTATAATTGCCGGATTAATTGCTCAAGGATTAAATGTAATGGAAGCAAGTATTATCGCTTCTTATTTATTAGGAAGAACTGCTGAAATAGTTAGCGCTGAAAAGACTGAATATTACACTACACCTCTTGATATTGCAAAAAATTTGTATAAAGCATTATTGGAGGTTATAAATGCTTAAAAGATCATTACTTCAACAATTAAAGCAAAAACAAAAATTAACTCAAAAACAAATCCAGGCATTAACAATTGTTCAAATGCCATTAAACAAGCTTGATAATGAAATTAAAGAATTCATTTTAGAAAATGTTTTTTTAAAGTTCGAAGATGAAAATCTCAATTTATATAGTTTAGATTATCTTGATTATATTTTAGAAACTACAACATATAAAATAAGTTTTTTAGATGAAATAAAACCTCTATATTTAGCTTTGGTTCCTGATAATCTTGAAATTATAGCTGAAACATTGTTTAACTATCTGGATAACAATGGAATATTAACTATTCCCAAAAAAGAATTTATAAAAAAATATAATATAACAAAAAAAGAATATGAA
Coding sequences:
- a CDS encoding bifunctional ADP-dependent NAD(P)H-hydrate dehydratase/NAD(P)H-hydrate epimerase, with amino-acid sequence MHILTKEEMKKIDKLTSEEYGIGSEILMEQAGISIYNEIIKNFKKNTHFLFVLGTGNNGGDGLAAARLLYNEGYKNLKIIIIGNNQSNLFKKQLEIIKKFKFDNFIKYDKNFENHVSTADCIIDGLIGIGLKDDLKEETQEVINIINSKKRGIVISIDIPSGIDANTGKISKNAIKADKTITFGSYKLGHIFFPGREYSGKIIVAPLSFPKDLFSLSHRELVTSDMVKKLLPKRPKFSQKYDFGNVLILAGSSEFPGASVLSAIGAQKIGAGLVKLITPSSLSSSVLEHEPGIIYKSLNKNKFSLRDIDIISKDIKKASVIVIGPGLGRSNETMQFVRNVVEYSTSPIVVDADALYAVDALALRKNIVLTPHVGEMQRIVRTDEIDIRQNYDYTEYFAKNKKATIVFKDVTTTITNGEKTYFNITGNTALSKGGSGDLLTGIIAGLIAQGLNVMEASIIASYLLGRTAEIVSAEKTEYYTTPLDIAKNLYKALLEVINA